A window of Thermococcus sp. MV5 contains these coding sequences:
- a CDS encoding nodulation protein NfeD, which yields MRKTVVLVVFLLIFLAPTLAEAKVVYVAQIKGEITSYTYDQFDRYISEAEEADASAIIILLDTPGGRADAMQNIIERIKSAEVPVITYIYPPGAMAASAGTYIALGSHLIAMAPGTSLGACRPIMGYSQNGSIIEAPPKVVNFYVSYIKSLAKASGRNETMAERFITEDLAIDQEEALKYGIIEVIAGDVDELIEKAHGMETKVPVKGEYVTLDLKGAKLRYLEPSLKDKVVTYITDPAIAYVLLTLGIWALVLGFLSPGWHVPETIGAIMIVLAIIGLGYFGYRSAGLLLIILAVIFFIAEALTPTFGLFTVAGFITFVLGSIMLFSGGGGVDYLVSREVYSEIRVIIITVGALLALFFAFGMAAVIRAHKRKAQTGKEEMIGLSGEVVEPLAPEGMVRIRGELWKAKSKDGITINIGEKVKVVEMEGLKLIVVREKEKYPKEENIMG from the coding sequence ATGAGGAAAACTGTTGTACTAGTAGTTTTTCTACTTATCTTTCTAGCTCCTACTCTGGCAGAGGCCAAAGTGGTTTATGTGGCTCAAATAAAGGGTGAGATAACTTCTTATACTTATGATCAGTTTGATAGATATATTAGCGAGGCGGAAGAGGCAGACGCGAGTGCTATTATAATTCTCCTAGATACTCCTGGAGGAAGAGCAGATGCAATGCAAAACATTATAGAGAGAATAAAGTCCGCAGAAGTGCCTGTTATAACATATATTTATCCGCCTGGAGCAATGGCGGCTTCTGCAGGCACGTATATTGCGTTGGGTTCTCACTTAATAGCAATGGCCCCAGGCACAAGTCTTGGGGCTTGTAGGCCAATTATGGGATATTCCCAAAATGGAAGCATTATAGAGGCCCCTCCAAAAGTTGTTAATTTCTATGTATCTTATATCAAAAGCCTAGCAAAAGCTAGTGGAAGAAATGAAACTATGGCAGAGAGATTTATAACTGAGGATCTGGCTATAGACCAGGAAGAAGCTTTGAAATATGGTATAATTGAGGTTATTGCGGGTGATGTTGATGAACTCATAGAGAAGGCTCATGGTATGGAAACAAAGGTTCCAGTCAAAGGAGAATACGTTACTCTAGACCTAAAAGGTGCGAAATTGCGGTACCTAGAGCCTAGTTTGAAAGATAAAGTGGTTACGTATATCACAGACCCTGCAATTGCGTATGTTCTCCTTACATTGGGAATATGGGCATTAGTCCTAGGCTTTTTAAGTCCTGGATGGCATGTTCCTGAGACGATCGGAGCAATTATGATAGTACTGGCAATAATAGGCCTCGGATATTTTGGCTACAGAAGTGCGGGTCTATTGTTGATTATTCTAGCAGTGATCTTCTTTATTGCAGAGGCATTAACTCCTACATTTGGATTATTTACAGTCGCAGGTTTCATAACTTTTGTTTTGGGTAGTATAATGCTTTTTAGTGGAGGTGGTGGAGTGGATTACCTTGTTTCTCGAGAAGTCTATTCAGAGATAAGGGTAATAATCATCACAGTAGGGGCATTATTAGCATTATTCTTTGCCTTTGGAATGGCAGCAGTAATAAGAGCCCATAAAAGAAAAGCACAAACTGGAAAAGAAGAAATGATAGGCCTTTCAGGTGAAGTCGTTGAACCATTGGCTCCAGAAGGCATGGTCAGGATTAGGGGAGAGTTATGGAAAGCAAAGAGCAAAGATGGAATCACAATAAATATTGGGGAGAAAGTGAAGGTTGTTGAAATGGAAGGTCTTAAGCTTATTGTTGTTAGGGAAAAAGAGAAATACCCTAAAGAAGAAAATATTATGGGGTGA
- a CDS encoding DNA-3-methyladenine glycosylase: MVKVIDLNKITHEMIKNGTWEFKNGIFRQALDYGIIGFDGENFYFPEHLSKKQQKRAREKIKFILGLEVKLEEFYSEISDSKFAFLIDEFYGLTVPKAPEKYQALIETIAQQQVSFEFAMQTIRNLVKLIGRKIGGLYLFPRPNDILGLSEEKLKETKLGYRANYIQYLTQEYINGNLTLELENLSEEEAIKYLIKFRGIGKWSAELFLAYGLGKNTYPASDLGLRRGIAKIFGKTAKEVKEKDVREIIDPYEKWRSLLAFYILCYDRKTEMVKKRGKNRNTR, translated from the coding sequence ATGGTTAAAGTGATTGATCTTAATAAGATAACTCATGAAATGATCAAAAACGGCACATGGGAATTTAAAAATGGGATCTTTAGACAGGCTCTAGATTATGGGATAATAGGATTTGATGGAGAAAACTTCTACTTCCCAGAGCACCTTTCTAAAAAGCAACAAAAGAGAGCTCGGGAAAAGATTAAATTTATACTTGGCTTAGAGGTTAAGCTAGAAGAGTTTTACTCCGAAATATCTGACTCAAAATTCGCATTTCTCATAGATGAATTTTATGGCCTTACAGTACCAAAAGCTCCAGAGAAGTATCAAGCTTTGATTGAAACCATTGCCCAACAACAAGTGAGTTTCGAGTTCGCTATGCAGACTATAAGAAATCTTGTAAAATTAATAGGAAGAAAAATTGGAGGTCTCTATCTCTTTCCAAGGCCTAACGACATACTTGGATTAAGTGAAGAAAAATTAAAGGAGACCAAACTAGGATATAGAGCAAACTACATACAGTACCTAACCCAAGAGTACATAAATGGGAATCTGACATTGGAACTTGAAAACCTTAGCGAAGAAGAGGCAATAAAATATCTAATTAAGTTTCGGGGAATTGGGAAATGGAGTGCTGAGCTTTTCTTGGCTTACGGTCTTGGAAAGAACACATATCCTGCCAGTGACTTAGGACTTAGAAGAGGAATAGCAAAAATATTTGGAAAAACGGCCAAAGAAGTAAAAGAAAAAGACGTACGAGAGATAATTGATCCCTATGAAAAATGGAGATCTCTTTTAGCATTTTATATTCTGTGTTATGACAGAAAAACTGAAATGGTGAAAAAACGTGGGAAAAATAGAAATACGCGTTGA